The following proteins are co-located in the Nitrospirota bacterium genome:
- the glnD gene encoding [protein-PII] uridylyltransferase, protein MLKETEIDAAAALLVEQRQVLKQRLEAGASGGEVLAALTELVDGLIIGRYRNVVRQGGDETLLAGSQHCCLVALGGYGRRELAPHSDIDVMFLYRPEAGQVAPSLSSQVLHHLWDLGFQVGHSVRTVQDCIELATEDLTIRTSMMEARFLGGSAALFQEFHRRYFRQVVARGTDRFIEQKIEERRREYDKFGETVYLLEPNVKKSKGGLRDLHVLQWAGLARYQAATIQELADRGILSRQDFQALVDAREFLWRIRAMLHFGAGMAQEILTFDEQVRLAAQFGFQDQPHLLAVEQFMQQYYRHTMGLHEISSRFVDRCRSLSVWQKLAQLLPSPRLEGTFIITGQQLTVPPELRSRFLDSPELLLRLFELAGTKRLRIDTDFLEDIHRHMDSVSSEAFRTPEVSRRFLKILGGPGTVAHTLEAMHRAHLLEKLIPVFATVRGLMQFNQYHKYTVDEHSLLAVGKAEALSQEQGVLGEVCREIKRKDLLHLAVLLHDLGKGREEDHSEVGKAIAEDTAARLGFDEQETRTLVFLVHQHLLMAHTAFRRDPYDEKVLLPFARKVGTPEVLRKLLVLTAADIAAVGPGVLTKWKESLLVELYLRALPEVSGDRTSAVSGARLDAIAQDVAREAVAAGLAGMDPAWIESQLAQFPLRYVLGTIPGRIAVHVATVRQLTPGEVLVTDSFNATLGTSEYTVITTDEVTPGLFSKIAGVMAAKGLQILDAQIVTRQDGIVVDTFQVVDLDYAEAPPSDRRAIIADTIIRVLKGEASVDTLVAQGGRLPSSKPLPAHRQPTEVQVDNETSDRFTILDVFADDRQGLLYVITHAIFKLGLSVHAARISTRLDQVADVFYVTDRQGHKITDQEFLETVRVRIKDDVGRFLGEPAGQQAGASSLSLSS, encoded by the coding sequence CTGCTGAAGGAAACGGAGATCGATGCCGCCGCGGCGCTGCTCGTGGAGCAGCGGCAGGTCCTCAAGCAACGGCTCGAAGCCGGTGCGTCCGGCGGCGAGGTGCTGGCGGCGTTGACCGAACTGGTGGACGGGTTGATCATCGGCCGGTATCGCAATGTCGTGCGCCAGGGGGGCGACGAGACGCTACTGGCCGGTTCCCAGCATTGCTGTTTGGTGGCGCTGGGAGGCTATGGCCGACGGGAGTTGGCGCCGCATTCGGACATCGATGTGATGTTCCTCTATCGGCCGGAGGCGGGCCAAGTCGCCCCATCCTTGTCGAGTCAAGTGCTCCACCATCTGTGGGATCTGGGGTTTCAGGTGGGCCACAGCGTCCGGACCGTCCAGGATTGCATCGAGCTGGCGACGGAGGACCTCACCATTCGGACCTCCATGATGGAGGCGCGCTTTCTGGGCGGCAGCGCAGCCTTGTTTCAGGAGTTTCATCGCCGGTATTTCCGCCAGGTCGTTGCGCGGGGCACCGATCGCTTTATCGAGCAGAAGATCGAAGAGCGCCGCCGCGAATACGACAAGTTCGGCGAGACGGTGTATCTGCTCGAACCCAACGTGAAGAAGAGCAAGGGTGGGCTGCGTGACCTGCACGTCCTGCAGTGGGCTGGGCTGGCCCGGTATCAGGCCGCCACGATTCAAGAGTTGGCCGATCGCGGCATCCTGTCCCGACAGGATTTTCAGGCTTTGGTGGACGCGCGCGAGTTCCTTTGGCGCATCCGGGCCATGTTGCATTTCGGCGCCGGCATGGCCCAGGAAATCCTGACGTTTGATGAACAGGTTCGTCTGGCAGCCCAATTCGGTTTCCAGGACCAGCCCCATCTGCTGGCGGTTGAACAGTTTATGCAACAGTATTACCGCCATACCATGGGGCTCCATGAGATCTCGAGCCGGTTTGTGGATCGGTGCCGGAGTCTATCGGTGTGGCAGAAGCTGGCCCAACTCCTTCCATCTCCCCGATTGGAGGGCACCTTCATCATTACCGGGCAGCAGCTGACCGTACCTCCGGAGTTGCGGAGCCGATTCCTGGACAGTCCGGAGCTGCTCCTGCGTCTGTTCGAGTTGGCCGGCACGAAACGGCTGAGGATCGATACCGATTTTCTGGAGGATATTCACCGGCATATGGACTCGGTTTCAAGCGAAGCCTTCCGTACCCCGGAGGTCAGCCGTCGGTTTCTGAAGATTCTTGGAGGGCCGGGAACGGTTGCCCATACGCTGGAAGCGATGCATCGGGCTCATCTGCTGGAAAAGTTGATCCCTGTATTTGCCACGGTCAGGGGGTTGATGCAGTTCAACCAGTACCACAAGTATACGGTCGATGAGCACAGTCTGTTGGCCGTGGGCAAAGCAGAAGCGCTGAGCCAGGAACAAGGTGTGCTCGGCGAGGTGTGCCGGGAGATCAAACGCAAGGACCTGCTGCACTTGGCGGTCTTGCTCCACGATCTTGGCAAGGGACGGGAAGAAGATCATAGCGAAGTGGGCAAGGCGATTGCCGAGGACACCGCGGCGCGACTGGGTTTCGATGAGCAGGAAACCAGGACGCTGGTTTTCCTGGTCCATCAGCACCTGTTGATGGCCCATACGGCGTTCCGCCGCGACCCCTACGACGAGAAGGTGCTGCTTCCTTTTGCGCGCAAGGTCGGGACTCCTGAGGTGCTCCGCAAGTTGTTGGTTCTGACGGCGGCCGATATCGCGGCGGTGGGCCCGGGGGTGTTGACCAAGTGGAAAGAATCCCTGCTGGTCGAGTTATACCTTCGTGCCTTGCCGGAGGTGTCGGGGGACCGAACTTCGGCTGTCAGCGGCGCGCGCCTCGATGCCATCGCCCAGGATGTGGCCAGAGAAGCGGTCGCTGCCGGCCTTGCGGGCATGGACCCGGCCTGGATCGAGTCCCAACTGGCGCAATTCCCTTTGCGCTACGTTCTTGGGACCATTCCCGGGCGCATCGCGGTCCATGTGGCGACGGTGCGACAGCTGACCCCGGGAGAAGTGTTGGTCACGGACAGTTTCAACGCGACGCTCGGAACCTCCGAATACACGGTGATCACGACCGATGAAGTGACGCCTGGCCTGTTCTCGAAAATCGCGGGCGTGATGGCGGCCAAAGGGTTGCAGATTCTGGACGCACAGATCGTCACCCGTCAGGACGGAATCGTGGTCGACACGTTTCAGGTGGTGGACCTGGACTATGCCGAAGCCCCGCCTTCTGACCGGCGGGCCATTATCGCGGATACGATCATCCGTGTGTTGAAGGGCGAGGCGTCGGTCGATACGCTGGTGGCTCAGGGAGGGCGGCTGCCTTCCTCCAAACCGCTTCCGGCCCATCGGCAGCCCACGGAAGTTCAGGTGGACAACGAAACCTCGGATCGCTTTACCATCCTGGACGTGTTTGCGGACGACCGGCAGGGCTTGTTGTACGTCATCACCCATGCAATTTTTAAGCTGGGGCTCTCCGTGCATGCGGCTCGCATTTCGACCAGGCTGGATCAGGTGGCGGACGTGTTTTACGTGACGGATCGGCAAGGACATAAAATCACCGATCAGGAGTTTCTCGAAACGGTTCGGGTTCGGATCAAAGACGACGTCGGCCGGTTCCTCGGCGAGCCAGCCGGGCAGCAGGCGGGTGCGTCATCCTTATCACTCTCATCGTAA
- a CDS encoding P-II family nitrogen regulator, whose translation MKLVEAIIKPFKLDEVKDALLEIGVQGMTVTEVKGFGRQKGHKETYRGTEYTIEFVPKVKIEVAVTDAQVPRVLETITRSAKTGSIGDGKIFVRDLGAAVRIRTGETGEGAL comes from the coding sequence ATGAAACTAGTCGAAGCGATCATCAAGCCGTTCAAGCTGGACGAGGTCAAGGATGCCTTGCTGGAGATCGGTGTCCAGGGGATGACCGTCACCGAGGTCAAGGGATTCGGCAGGCAGAAGGGGCATAAGGAAACCTATCGCGGCACGGAATACACCATCGAATTCGTTCCAAAGGTGAAAATCGAGGTGGCGGTGACCGACGCCCAAGTGCCGCGCGTGCTCGAGACTATTACCCGCAGCGCCAAGACGGGGAGCATCGGGGACGGTAAGATCTTCGTGCGCGACCTGGGCGCGGCGGTTCGTATCCGCACGGGAGAAACGGGAGAAGGGGCGCTGTGA
- a CDS encoding ammonium transporter yields MNSGDTAWMLASTALVLVMIVPGLALFYGGLVRSKNVLSTVMHSFIVLCLVTVIWVLFGYSLAFGPDRGGVIGSLDWAGLSGVGAQPHPLYGATIPHGVFMLFQLMLAALTPALITGAFAERIRFSAVLLFTSLWSIFIYAPLAHWIWGGGWLSKMGGLDFAGGAVVHISAGASALACALAVGRRRGWRTDYMPPHNLPFVLLGTGLLWFGWFGFNGGSARGANAVAMGALIATQVAAAASALSWMTVEWMHRGKPTVLGVASGAVAGLAAVTGAAGYIGPMWAMVIGIVAGGLCYFAIVWKGRIGYDDALDVVGIHGIGGIIGVLATGFVASKGLNPAAADGLFFGNPAQVGVQSITVVAVALYAFVGTYVILKLVDGSMGLRITPEQEATGLDLSQHNERAYS; encoded by the coding sequence ATGAACAGCGGGGATACGGCCTGGATGCTGGCATCTACGGCGTTGGTCTTGGTCATGATCGTGCCGGGCTTGGCCCTGTTTTATGGGGGGCTCGTCCGCAGCAAAAACGTCCTGAGTACGGTCATGCACAGTTTCATCGTTCTGTGCCTGGTGACCGTGATCTGGGTCCTCTTCGGGTACAGCCTGGCCTTTGGTCCCGATCGAGGCGGCGTGATCGGCAGCCTGGATTGGGCCGGATTGAGCGGGGTCGGGGCCCAGCCCCATCCCCTCTACGGAGCGACCATCCCGCACGGGGTGTTCATGTTGTTTCAGCTGATGCTGGCGGCGCTCACGCCGGCCTTGATCACCGGGGCCTTTGCCGAGCGAATCCGTTTCAGCGCGGTGCTGCTGTTTACCTCTTTGTGGTCGATTTTCATCTATGCGCCCCTGGCCCATTGGATCTGGGGCGGGGGATGGTTGAGCAAGATGGGGGGGCTGGATTTTGCCGGAGGAGCGGTTGTTCATATCAGCGCCGGGGCTTCTGCCCTGGCCTGTGCCTTGGCGGTGGGCCGCCGTCGGGGCTGGAGAACCGACTATATGCCCCCGCACAACCTGCCCTTTGTGCTCCTGGGGACCGGATTGCTTTGGTTCGGCTGGTTCGGCTTTAACGGGGGAAGCGCCAGGGGGGCCAATGCCGTGGCCATGGGAGCATTGATTGCCACCCAAGTCGCGGCGGCCGCGTCGGCGTTGTCCTGGATGACCGTCGAGTGGATGCATCGGGGCAAGCCCACCGTGCTGGGCGTGGCCAGCGGGGCGGTGGCCGGTCTGGCCGCGGTGACCGGGGCTGCCGGGTATATCGGGCCCATGTGGGCCATGGTGATCGGAATTGTCGCCGGGGGGCTCTGCTATTTCGCCATTGTTTGGAAGGGCCGGATCGGCTATGATGACGCCCTCGACGTCGTCGGGATCCACGGAATCGGGGGGATTATCGGCGTCTTGGCGACCGGGTTTGTGGCCTCCAAAGGGTTGAATCCAGCCGCTGCAGACGGTCTCTTCTTCGGCAATCCTGCCCAGGTCGGTGTGCAAAGCATCACGGTGGTGGCGGTGGCGTTGTATGCCTTTGTCGGGACGTACGTCATTCTGAAACTGGTCGATGGCTCAATGGGGTTGCGTATCACCCCCGAGCAAGAAGCCACGGGTTTGGATCTCAGCCAGCATAATGAGCGAGCCTACTCGTAA